One window from the genome of Pyxicephalus adspersus chromosome 6, UCB_Pads_2.0, whole genome shotgun sequence encodes:
- the LOC140332716 gene encoding olfactory receptor 6N1-like: MHEDNYSRITEVWLTGIEHLQNTKIFLFIFFLLIYLLIVTGNLLIISAITSEHSLHSPMYVFLCNLSLSEVAFTTNLIPNFLHVLWEDGAAIYLSNCLLQFYLCGSLGATECFLFASMSYDRYLAICKPLHYTSMMTFAFCWELALFSWVCAFTSMSITFIMVTQLQFCGPKIVDHFFCDFAPILKLSCSSTDAVEIETFIYTGSVITFSFFFVIGTYVCIIITILKIPSSTGRWKTFSTCSSHLAAVCTYYGTLFSVYVVPTHNFSSTFKKTLSLIYTVVTPMFNPIIYSLRNQTIKTGVQKCLRRCLVRKEKRNFRQHHTLHCIAFLHMF, from the coding sequence ATGCATGAAGACAATTATTCTAGAATTACTGAAGTCTGGCTAACCGGAATAGAACATCTGCAAAACAcgaaaatattcctttttattttttttcttctgatttacTTACTGATAGTAACAGGAAATCTTCTAATAATTTCAGCCATCACATCTGAACACAGTCTTCATTCTCCAATGTATGTTTTCCTGTGTAATTTATCCTTATCAGAAGTTGCATTTACTACCAATCTCATTCCTAACTTTTTACATGTTCTATGGGAAGATGGAGCTGCCATCTATCTTAGCAATTgtcttttgcaattttatttgtGTGGATCATTGGGAGCCACAGAGTGTTTCCTCTTTGCATCCATGTCCTATGATCGCTACCTGGCTATTTGCAAACCGCTTCATTATACTTCTATGATGACTTTTGCATTTTGTTGGGAGCTTGCCCTGTTCTCATGGGTATGCGCCTTTACCAGCATGTCAATTACATTCATAATGGTTACTCAGCTACAATTTTGTGGACCTAAAATAGTTGatcattttttctgtgattttgctCCCATTCTAAAACTTTCTTGCTCAAGTACTGATGCAGTTGAAATAGAAACTTTCATATATACAGGTTCAgtgataacattttcatttttttttgttattgggaCTTATGtatgcattattattactattctgaAGATCCCTTCATCCACAGGTAGATGGAAAACATTCTCAACATGCAGCTCTCACCTGGCTGCAGTGTGCACATATTATGGAACACTTTTTAGTGTATATGTGGTGCCAACACATAACTTTTctagtacatttaaaaagactttatCCCTTATTTATACAGTAGTCACTCCCATGTTTAACCCCATAATATATAGCCTAAGAAACCAAACTATTAAAACAGGTGTACAAAAATGTTTGAGAAGATGTTTGGTAAGAAAAGAAAAGCGTAATTTCAGGCAACATCACACCTTGCATTGCATTGCCTTTCTGCACATGTTTTAA